ACCATGTAGGTCCTGAGCTCGGCGATCAGGCTCTCGCTGGCTTCGTCGGCGAGACCTTCGATGCGCAGGATCTTGTTGGGATCGAAATACAGCACCGGGCGCCCGGTCTCCGGATGCGTCCTGAGCAGCGGATGCAGCACCGCCGGCTTGTTGCGGTCTTCCGGATCGAGCAGCGCCTTGCCGTCCTTGATGCGGGCGCCGTAGACGTATGCGCCGCGCAGGCCGTGCAGGCGCTGCTTCAGGGCCTCGGGCAGCGCTTCATAGGACGCGTAGCAACTGGCGAAATAGGTATCGCCGCCGCGGCTCGGGATCGCCACCGCGTACAACTGGGTCGCCTTGAACGGCACCTGCTGATACGAGCCGTCGGTGTGCCAGCCCCCGGCGCCGCGCCGGTAGATCCTCATGTTCAGCTTGCCGTCGGCATCGAACTTGTTCACGCCGAGGAACGTGACTTCGGGCGCTTCCGGATGGCGCGTGCTCTTAGACGGATGCAGCTCGAGCCGACCGAAGCGACGGCTGTAGTGCACGTACTCGGGCAGCGTGAGCGTCTGGTCGCGCACGACCACGACGTTGTAGTCTAGCCACGCGCGGTAAATGACGCCGAAGTCGCCATCGTCGAGCGTGCGGACATCGACGCCGGTGATCTCGGCGCCGATCTGCGATCCCAGGCGGCGTACCTGAATCATGCTCCGTCTCGCTTTTGCGGTTGAGCAGGTCGATCGTACAGGAAAACGCTCGGAGAGGTCACCATGACGACTGCCGCCACGCTTGCGCGCTTCGCGACCGACACCGGGTTCGAGCATCTGCCTCCGCGCGCGGTCGAGCACGCGAAGGTCGTCATCGCGAGCACCATCGGGAGCGCCGCGATGGGGCGTGACATCGGCTCCGCGCACGCGTTTCGCGAGATGGCGAAGGAGCGCGGCGGGACAGCCGACGCGACGCTCTGGTTCGACAGCGGTCCGAAGCTCCCGGTGATGGACGCCGCGCGCACCAACGCGATCATGAGCGATGCGGCGGCGTCGGACGATTCCGATCTCGCGGCGCACGCGCACCTCGGTACTGTGACGTCCACCGCCGCGATCGCGATGGGGCGACAGGAAGCATGAAAACGACTGCTCTGCTCGCGTGGCTGCTCGTTTGTCTGTCCAGCCACGCCGACGCCCAGGCTCCGGCGGGCGGGGTCTATCCGTCGCGTCTGGTGCGCATGGTGACCGCATTCGTGCCGGGCAGCAGCACCGGCGACGTGGTGGCGCGCGCCATCGCGAAGCGACTCTCCGATGCGTGGGGCCAGCCGGTCGTCGTCGATCCCCGGCCCGGCGCCGGCATGGTCATCGCGACCGACCTGGTCGCCAAGGCGCCGCCCGACGGCTACACCCTGCTGATGGTGTCCGCCAGCTTCAGCGTCAATCCGAGCCTGCACAGCAAGCTGCCTTTCGATTCGATCAAGGACCTGACGCCGGTCACGCTGACCTCGTTCATCCCGTACGTGATGGTGGTCCATCCGTCGGTGCCGGTGCGCACGTTCCAGGAGCTCGTCGCCCTCGCGAAGGCGAGGCCCGGTGCGCTCAACTACGGCGCGGCGGGCACGCAGAACCAGCTCGCGCTCGAGCTCCTGAAGCTCAAGACCGGGATCAGGATGGTGCACGTCGCCTATCGCGGCGCGTCGCTCGTGATCACCGATCTCGTCGGCGGACAGATCCACCTCGCGCTCGGGACCAGCCTCGCGGTGTTGCCCCACGTGAATTCCGGCAGGCTGCGCGGCGTGGCGGTCACGAGCGCGCGTCGGGTTTCGGCGGTGCCGGATCTCCCCACCCTCGCGGAGTCCGGCGTTCCGGGGTTCGACGTGAGCGCGTGGAACGGTATCTTCGTGCCCAGCGGCGTCCCCGCTTCCGTCGTTGCGCGGCTCAACGCGGACATCGCAGCGGCCGTCAAGGCGCCGGAGCTGCGCGCCAGGCTGACCGCGGAAGGCGGAGACGTGGTGGGCAATTCCTCCGAGGAATTCGCCCGCTTCATCCGCGACGACATCGCGGTCTGGGCGAAGGTGGTTCAGGCCGCGGGCTTGCGAAAGGAGTGATCCTCGACCCGGCCGCAGACCCGGCGCCGTTCTTATATCATCGGGGCGCGGCCGGAAGAACGCGCGGGGGCTGCCATCGGGCATATGTCCGGAACGACGGCTTGTTAAGGCGGCCGTCCATCCCGTATCGTCGAATTGCAGGAAAGACTCGATGCAAAGGGGGCAATCGTGGCGTACCAGACCAAGGATCTTTACTCGACCCGCCATGCGGCGATGATCGAGATTCTGAAGGACAAGGGCTTCGCGAGCTCCGATGACTGGAAGTCGGTCATCGAGGACGCACGGCGCATCGTCATCTCGGAAGGCTTCGACGTCGACCGCTACCGGGCATGCGAAGCGATCCGCAAGCGCGTCGATGCCGCGGAGAAGAAGAGCCGAACCAAACCGGCAGCGACCCTGTTGACCGCCGCCGGGGTGACCAGTCTGCCTTCGACCGGCTCGAAGGAGATCCCCGCCACCGTGGTCAAGCGCGTGGCCGTGCTCGATTCGCTGCGCCACCTGTGGCTCCTCAAGAAATCCGGGAGCCACAAGCTGTGGGTGCTGTCGCTGCCCGAGGGCTATCGGGACTGGCCCGAGGCGGACCTGGCCGGCAAGGATTACGCCGGTATCAGCAACCGGCTCGACGACAAGACGGCGCACTTCAGCACGGAAGATCGCAAGCACCTGTCGGAAGCGACCCAGCACGGGCTCAAGTGGGTGCACAAGGCGATGGAGGTCGCGGCCAGCCCGAAGAAAACGAAGAACATGACCATCATCAAGCGCTGGTTCGCCGATTCGACGTCCACCGACGAAGACATGCTGAAGGCCGCGGCCGCGCTGAATGCGGGTCTCAAGAAGATCGCCGGGCGTATCCGGTCGACGTTCATGCTCATCGTGGACATGCCGCTGGACCGCGGGAACAAGGACAGGGCAAGGGTCAATGCATTCGTCTTCAGCAACGAGAAGATCGACGCGATCTACGTCGAGCCCGCGTTCTTCAGCGATCGCGACATGTTCAAGGGCCTGAAGAACTGGACACGCATCGTCGTGCACGAGCTCACCCATCGCGAGGTCAAGACGCAGGACCACCGCTATCGCCATCACACCGCCGGCCTGAAGCCGGACTCCGGCGACGCCAACTTCAATGCCGCGAAAGCGCTGGACAACGCCGACAGCTGGGCCATGTTCTGCATGGACTGCGCCGGAGAGATGACCGAGTCCGACTACGCGAAGGTCAAGGTCGCATAGCCGGCCGCGCAGACAACAGGAGCTCCCGATGGATATCGAAAGTTCGGAGGACCGCTTACCGCCGCCGGAGGTCCCTCCCGTAGAGCGCGACGGGGTGCGCTATGCACAAGCCGAGGACGGCCGCGACGTCGGCCTCAACCAGGTCGGCGGCGTGCTGGTCGCATCCTCGATCGAGACGGGCAAGCGGCTGTGGACGCTCGCGGTCTACGGCAATCCCATTGATCCCGAGCAGGAAGAAGATGCGCAGTGGCTCTTCTTCGAGTCGATGGCGTTCGATCGAGACGGCCGCCTGCGCATCGTCAACGAGGACGGTGAGGCTTACCTGGTCGACGTGAAGAAACGCAGCTCCACGCCGGCCAGGTGAGCCGATTGCGCGGAGACAGCGCGCGCGCGGCCTGCGTGCTCGCCGCGATCGTCCTGCTGGCTTCCTGCGGCGACAAAAGCGCCGGCCCCGGCACACCGGCCGCGCCGGAACAGGCGCGCGCGGTCGAGGCCCCTGCAGCGAAGCCGCCGCAGGCCGCCGTCGTCAGCCCGAGCGCGGATCGTCTGCCTCCGCCGGCGATACCGCCGCTGGAGCGCAAGGGCGTGCGATACACGCAGGCCGCGAGCGGGCGCGACGTCGGCCTCGACCAGGTGGGCGGGGTGCTGGTCGCATCGGCAGCCGACACCGGCAAGCGCCTGTGGGTGCTCGCCGTCTATCCCAACCCGATCGACCCGAAACAGGAAGCCGACGCGCAGTGGATTTTTTTCGAGTCCATGACCTTCGATCCGGACGGACGGCTGCGGATCGTCAATGAAGCCGGCAAGGCCTATCTCGTGGACGTGGACACGCGCAAGGTGTCAGCCGCGCCCTGAAGGCGGCAGGCGCCGCACCCGACGGCTACACGCTGATGATCGCGTCGAGATGTGACGCCGATCAGCCTCGTCGGTGTTTCCGGTGGAAAACCGTGGCCCGGCGCGCCGGCGTGCGGCTCGATTGCCTCGCAGCTACGTCTGATAGTTCACCGCGTAGTAGCAGACCGAGCCGGTCTTCGAGGTGTCCTTCCACTGATGCGGCGTCTTCGCCGGGATGGCGATGATGTCGCCCTTCGTAAGGTGGTGCATCGTTCCGCCCTCGATCCCCGAGCCGCGCGTCTGTCCCGGCGAGATCACCTTCGGCTCGATCATCGTCCCGCCGGTAATGAAATCGGCCTCGCCGTCGACGATGATGAAGACATGGTTGGTCATGTCGTGCATCTCGGCGCCGCGCTGCCGGCCGCGGTTGGCGATCACCGTCAGCGCGCCGTCCTCGATCACACGCCCGCCTTCCACGAAAGCGGCTTCGCACTTTTCGTGGTTGACGTAGTGCACGCGATCCGGGAAGCCTGGAACGAGTGGCATGGCGATCTCCTGACGTGTCGGTGGGATGGCTCGAGTGTAACGCGGCGACCGACCGGCCTCCCGGCTACAGCTCGCGGACCTGCACCTTGCGCCACTTGATCGCGCCGCCCGGCTGTTTGCCGTGCGCGCCGCCCTGGAGCGCGAAGGGACCGCTCAGGAACTTGGCGTCCCTGATGGTCGCGGTCTGGCGGCCGTTCAGCTCGACCGTGATGACCGGACCTTTCGCCGTGATCACGTACGTATTCCACCGGCCGGCCGCTTTCGGATAGGGCTGATCGACCTTGGCGAAATTCGGAACCCCGCCGGTGCCGTAATCCAGCCCCGCGGCCCGCGCGTCGTAGATGTTCACTTCGTACGATTCGGTCGCCGTGATCTTGGGCGGGGTCGTGATGCGGATGAAGATGCCGCTGTTGGTGTTCGCTTCGGCCCAGAATTCGGCGCGAATGACGAAATCGCGGTACGACTGCTTCGTGAGCAGGTAACCCGTCTCGCGGATGTTGTCGGCGACGATCGCCCCACCCTCCGCGCGCCAGTTCGCACCGCCCACGCGTGTGAAGTTCTCGAGGCCCTTGTCGCCGTCGATGAGCGTGGTCCAGCCCGCTTCGGATTGCCCGCCCATCTGCGAGCAGGCGGATGCGGCGAACGCGAACGCCGCTGCGACGAGTACGGTCCGTCGTTTCATGGTCATCTCCTCCCTTGGGATGAAACCGGTTACTCCGCTTTCGCCGCCTGGCGCGCGAGCAGCTTCCACTGGCCGCCGCGCTCGCGCCAGACCGTGAGCACCGCGAGATTCATCTTGTTGCCGTCGCCTTTGCGCGTGCCGGTGAACTTGTGGCGCACGAGCGCGATGTCCTCGACCACGTTGACGGTCTGGTCGGAGAGCGCGATCGCCGAGAAACCCGTCTTCGCCCCGATCAGCGTCGCGACGAACTCGGCCTTGTCCTCGACCCGGCCGCTCGAGTGGCTGTAGAGCAATTGATCCTCGGCGAGCTTTTCGAGGCTCGCCTTGTCGCTTTCCGCCATCGCTTTGCGCATCGCTTCCACCGCCGCCGATACGGCGCTCTCCTTTCCGGTGCTGGTGCTTGCCATGGTCATCTCCTTGGTTGAAGGCCGGTCACTTTCCGAGCTCCGCGAGCTTCGCTTTCTTGGCTTCCAGCCGCTCCTTCTGTTTGGCGAGATCGACGACGAAGCGGATGTGCGTCGACTTTCCTATCACGTCGAGCGCGTCGCGCACCTCGGCCTCGAAGGTGACTTTGCGCCTGTCGACTTCCGTGACGGTGATGTTGACGTCCACCCACGTATCCAGCAGCGCCGGACCCAGATGGTCGATCTCGACGCGCATGCCGACGGAGTTCTGTTCGTCCGTCAGATACTTTGCGAGGAAATCCTTGCAGGTCCTTTCGACGTCGCCCACCATCGAGGGCGTCGAGTAGACGCGCATCGCCTCGCCCATGAAGCCGATCGTGCGATCCCTGTCCACGACGATCCGCTGCGTGTGCGTCAATCCAGTGCGAAAATCCGCTTTCATCTGCTGCCTTCCTCTTTTGTTGCCGGCCCCTGCATCGTAGCACCGGCCGCGGCGCCGGCGATCCAGCCGTCCTGCAGCGCCATGATCGCCGCCGCCGGGGCGTGCCTCGACACGATGCCGGAGCGTTGCAGAAGCTCGTCGAACCCGACGGGCTGCACGCCGTAGTCCGACATCACCCGCTCCTACTCCCGCTGCGTGCCGGGCCGATAACCCACGGCCTTGAGTCGATACGCTTCTCCCAGCGGGCGGCCATTCGGGACGGTCAGCCACAGTCTCAGGAGCGAGCGCTTCGACGACGGCGAATCCTTGAAAGGCGTTCGGGCGTGCAGGACGGTGTAGTTGTTGATCATCAGGATCTCACCGGGCTCGAGCATGAAGCGTAGCTGGATGTCGTCGCGCCCGGCAAGCGCTTCGACCAGCTTGGTCGCCTCGTCGAATTCCGCCCGCATGTCGTGGCGCGAGCCGTGGGCGCGTTCGTAGAACCCGCGGTTGAAGAGGCAGCTGAGGTGACCTTCGACATAGCTGAAGACCGGAATCCTGAGATCCTCGTGAGGTTTGGCCCTGAGCGTCGCCTCCTGGCTGGTCATGTAGTAGCCGTCATAGAGCACATCGAGCAGCTCCGGCCGGCTGGCGAGGATGGCGTTGTGGATGGCCGCGGAGCTCGCCAGCAGGCTGTAGCCGCCTTCAGCGGCCTTCTGGACGCACATGAGCCCCGCGATGGTCACGTTGTTGTCGGTGTGGGGTCTCAGCTCGCCGGAACCCTTGTAGCCGCGGCCGGTGGGATTGTCCGGACCGATCTCGGTCTGCGTCACTCTTCCGAGGCGGTCTCCGCCATAACTCTGGCTGACCGGCACGCCGAGATGCAGGCCGAAGCCCCAGTAGATGCGCTCGAATTGCTCGTCGCTGTAGCGCTCCCGCGTGAGGCCCGAAACGATCACCGAACCTCGGCCCTTCAGCACGATGTCGCGGACCTCGGCCATCAGCGGCTCGATCGCGGGATGGGCGAACTGCTCGCGCGTCACCTCGAGCGGCTCGATGTCCGCCGTCGCGGCCAGGATCGCGTCGAACGCATCGAGGTGCGGTTGCTCGAGACGATAGACGAGACCCTGCTTGCCGCCGAGGGATCGTCCGGTCCAGGCGCTGGGGTGATCGATGTGTTCACGATGAACGTAAGTCATTGTGTCTTCCAGAATCAAATTACGTGCATCGCGCGCAACTTCTCCAGCTCGTCGCTCGCAATGCCGAGACGTCCGCCGAGCACCTCCGCGTTGTGCTCCCCGAGACGCGGCGCTGCGCGCGCGGCGTTCATCGGATTCTCTCCATCCAGCAGGAATCCCGGTCCCGGGTACTTCAGCGCGCCCGCCTCGGGATGCTCGAGCTCGACGAAGAAGTTGCGCTCCTTGAGATGAGGCGAATCGACGACCTGCTGCGGGCTTTGCACGAGCCCGATGACGAGCCCGCGCGCCATGGTCTCGCGCATGAGGTCGAGGTTGCTCCATTCTTTGAGCTTCGGCGCCACGAGATCGCGAAGCTCTTCCCAATGCTCGTTGCGCGACGCACGCGTGGCGAACTTCGGATCGAGCAGTCGCGGCTCGCCCAGGAACTCCGACCAGACCTGCATCGGCTTTCCGCCAGTCCCGGCGGTGGTGAGCGTCACTTCGCCGTCCTTCGTGGGCAGGTGCATCCCGTCCATCACGAAGTTGTCCATGCCGCCGCGGCGGATGCTCCGTCCGAGATACGAGTGGTTCTGGATGAGCATCGAAGGCGTCGCGATTGCGGCTTCCATCACCGAGACGTCGATGTGCGTGCCTGCGCCCGTCCGGTCGCGATTCAACAGCGCCGCCATGATCGCGATGACGCCGTTGCGGCCGGCGGTGAGCTCCATCTGCTGCAGCGCCGTACCCATCGGCGGCTTGTCCGGGGGACCCGTGACCGCATAGAGGAAGCCGCCCGTCGCCTGCGCGATCAGGTCGTTGCCCCGGTAGTGCGCGTACGGTCCGGTCTGCCCGAACCAGGTGATCGAGACCAGGATCGCTTGCGGATTCGCGGCTGAAAGCGTGGCGTAGCCGAGCTCGAGCTCGTCGAGACGACCGGGCTCGAAGCTTTCGATGATGACGTCGGCGTCAGCGGCGAGCTTACGCAGGAGCGCTCGGCCTTCGGCCTTATCGAGATCGAGCGTGATGCCGCGCTTGTTCGTGTTGAGCGCGAGGAAGGTCGTGCTCTTGCCGGGGTGCGGCTCGCCGTCGATGAACGGCGGCTCGAAGCGCGCTGCGTCCCCGCGGCCGGGGGGCTCGACCTTGATCGTGTCGGCGCCCTGGTCTGCGAGCAGCTTCGCGCAGAATGCGCCGGAGAGATCAAACGCGAGCTCGAGGACTTTGATGTCGGAGAGGATGCCGCCGCTCATGGCGCTTTCTCCTCGGGCCGCGGCCGATTCGAGATGACGCCGTCTGCGGCGAGCGCGCTGATCTCTTCAGCGGACAGGCCCGCGACCTCGCGCAGCACCTTCTCGTTGTGCTCGCCCAGGTCGGCGGTATGGCGGATCGCCATGGACAGGCCGGGGATGCGAAACGGTCGTCCGGCATACGTCCGGGGACCGCCTGCGCGCTGAAGGGTCTGGATGAACTCGCGGTGCGAAAGATGCGGATCCTCGACGAGATCGGCCGCGGTCATGACGGCGCCGGCGTGCACGCCTTGCGCCTGCAGCGATCGCATCAACTCCCGCGCGTCCTGTGCAGCGGTCCACGCGCCGATCTTTGCGTCGAGCTCGTGCCGGTGCTCCCAGCGGCCCTGCACCGTGTCGTAGCGCGGATCCTGCGCCCAGGCCGGCGCGCCCATCGCCTTCGTAAGCCGAGCCCACTCCGCATCGTCGGACACCGTGATCGCGATGTGACGATCGTCACCGGCGCATGGATAGAGGTTGTGCGGCGCTTTCCACAGGTGAGAGGTGCCCAGCCGCGGCCGCGTGATGCCGCGCTGAGCTTCGAGCATCGCCGGCCCGATGCACGATACGCCCGTCTCCAGCATCGACAGATCGATGCGCATGCCCTGGCCCGTCCGGTTGCGGCGATAGAGCGCGAGCAGCAGCGCGTAGGCGACGTTGTTGCCCGTCGAGTGATCCATGTAGTTGTTGCTCGCGCGTTTCGACGGCCCGCCTTCGAAGCCGGTGAGGTACGACATGCCGCACACCGAATCGACCGTGCGCGCGCGGGACCCGGCGCTGCGCCACGGCCCGGTATGGCCGTAGGCGGTGCTGGAGAGCGTGATGATGCGCGGATTGATCGCCGCGAGGCTCTCGTGGTCGAACCCGTAGCGCTTCATGGTGCCGGGCCTGAAGTTGTCCGTGACGATGTCGCAGTGCTTCACGAGCGAAAGGAACACGTCTTTCCCCGCGGGCGTCGCGACCTGCAGGCAGAGACTCTGCTTGTTGCGCGTCCCGAAGTACGCGAGGTTCGCGCCCTCGTTCCACCATTCCGGGCCCGGCTTGCCGTCGGGGAACGGTCCGGCCTTCCGGTCCTGGAGGTGCTCGACGCTTTCGATGCGGATCACCTGCGCGCCGAGGTCCGCCAGGAAAGCGGTGCCCCACGGCAATGCGTGCACCTGCTCCAGCGTGAGCACGCGTATGCCTTGGAGCAGTGGCGATGCGGCGCTCATCGCGGCGCCCAGAGATGATCGATGGACGTGTCGGGGTAGAAATAGACGAAGCCGTTGCGCTCGGCGTAGTGCTTGTCCATGTTCGTGTCGCCGATGTGGAAATACCGTTCGGCGCTGAATTGCGCTTTCACCTGGTCGAGCCGGTGCTTCAACACCGTGAAAGAGACGGGCACGCCGTACGCTTCCCACATGCGCTGCTGCCAGCTCACCGTGCGGTCCGAGCAGCTGCCGATGATGTAACCGAGGGCGAGGGCCTCCCGCACGCGCGCGATGGTGATGATGCCCGGCGGCTCGCCGACTTCGAGGGTGCCGTCGATGTCGAAGCTGATGAGGTTCGGCACGTTCGTCAGCCCGGATGCTTCCCGAACATCATCCACCCGCCGCTAGGCGGCGTGGTGAACGCCGCGAGCGCCGTCTCGGCGCGCACCGTCACCTGCCGCGCGCCGGCCGTCCCGCGGAGCTGCTCGATGCTGTCGGTGTACA
This genomic window from Burkholderiales bacterium contains:
- a CDS encoding CoA transferase, which codes for MSGGILSDIKVLELAFDLSGAFCAKLLADQGADTIKVEPPGRGDAARFEPPFIDGEPHPGKSTTFLALNTNKRGITLDLDKAEGRALLRKLAADADVIIESFEPGRLDELELGYATLSAANPQAILVSITWFGQTGPYAHYRGNDLIAQATGGFLYAVTGPPDKPPMGTALQQMELTAGRNGVIAIMAALLNRDRTGAGTHIDVSVMEAAIATPSMLIQNHSYLGRSIRRGGMDNFVMDGMHLPTKDGEVTLTTAGTGGKPMQVWSEFLGEPRLLDPKFATRASRNEHWEELRDLVAPKLKEWSNLDLMRETMARGLVIGLVQSPQQVVDSPHLKERNFFVELEHPEAGALKYPGPGFLLDGENPMNAARAAPRLGEHNAEVLGGRLGIASDELEKLRAMHVI
- a CDS encoding tripartite tricarboxylate transporter substrate binding protein, producing the protein MKTTALLAWLLVCLSSHADAQAPAGGVYPSRLVRMVTAFVPGSSTGDVVARAIAKRLSDAWGQPVVVDPRPGAGMVIATDLVAKAPPDGYTLLMVSASFSVNPSLHSKLPFDSIKDLTPVTLTSFIPYVMVVHPSVPVRTFQELVALAKARPGALNYGAAGTQNQLALELLKLKTGIRMVHVAYRGASLVITDLVGGQIHLALGTSLAVLPHVNSGRLRGVAVTSARRVSAVPDLPTLAESGVPGFDVSAWNGIFVPSGVPASVVARLNADIAAAVKAPELRARLTAEGGDVVGNSSEEFARFIRDDIAVWAKVVQAAGLRKE
- a CDS encoding hotdog domain-containing protein is translated as MKADFRTGLTHTQRIVVDRDRTIGFMGEAMRVYSTPSMVGDVERTCKDFLAKYLTDEQNSVGMRVEIDHLGPALLDTWVDVNITVTEVDRRKVTFEAEVRDALDVIGKSTHIRFVVDLAKQKERLEAKKAKLAELGK
- a CDS encoding nuclear transport factor 2 family protein, yielding MASTSTGKESAVSAAVEAMRKAMAESDKASLEKLAEDQLLYSHSSGRVEDKAEFVATLIGAKTGFSAIALSDQTVNVVEDIALVRHKFTGTRKGDGNKMNLAVLTVWRERGGQWKLLARQAAKAE
- a CDS encoding HAD family hydrolase, translated to MPNLISFDIDGTLEVGEPPGIITIARVREALALGYIIGSCSDRTVSWQQRMWEAYGVPVSFTVLKHRLDQVKAQFSAERYFHIGDTNMDKHYAERNGFVYFYPDTSIDHLWAPR
- a CDS encoding TauD/TfdA family dioxygenase, with protein sequence MIQVRRLGSQIGAEITGVDVRTLDDGDFGVIYRAWLDYNVVVVRDQTLTLPEYVHYSRRFGRLELHPSKSTRHPEAPEVTFLGVNKFDADGKLNMRIYRRGAGGWHTDGSYQQVPFKATQLYAVAIPSRGGDTYFASCYASYEALPEALKQRLHGLRGAYVYGARIKDGKALLDPEDRNKPAVLHPLLRTHPETGRPVLYFDPNKILRIEGLADEASESLIAELRTYMVQPGADYIHKWRKGDIVIWDNRCSYHKAAGDYPPEEDRIHWRVSINEAEPDRATRS
- a CDS encoding DUF1080 domain-containing protein; its protein translation is MKRRTVLVAAAFAFAASACSQMGGQSEAGWTTLIDGDKGLENFTRVGGANWRAEGGAIVADNIRETGYLLTKQSYRDFVIRAEFWAEANTNSGIFIRITTPPKITATESYEVNIYDARAAGLDYGTGGVPNFAKVDQPYPKAAGRWNTYVITAKGPVITVELNGRQTATIRDAKFLSGPFALQGGAHGKQPGGAIKWRKVQVREL
- a CDS encoding TauD/TfdA family dioxygenase encodes the protein MTYVHREHIDHPSAWTGRSLGGKQGLVYRLEQPHLDAFDAILAATADIEPLEVTREQFAHPAIEPLMAEVRDIVLKGRGSVIVSGLTRERYSDEQFERIYWGFGLHLGVPVSQSYGGDRLGRVTQTEIGPDNPTGRGYKGSGELRPHTDNNVTIAGLMCVQKAAEGGYSLLASSAAIHNAILASRPELLDVLYDGYYMTSQEATLRAKPHEDLRIPVFSYVEGHLSCLFNRGFYERAHGSRHDMRAEFDEATKLVEALAGRDDIQLRFMLEPGEILMINNYTVLHARTPFKDSPSSKRSLLRLWLTVPNGRPLGEAYRLKAVGYRPGTQRE
- a CDS encoding MmgE/PrpD family protein, whose protein sequence is MTTAATLARFATDTGFEHLPPRAVEHAKVVIASTIGSAAMGRDIGSAHAFREMAKERGGTADATLWFDSGPKLPVMDAARTNAIMSDAAASDDSDLAAHAHLGTVTSTAAIAMGRQEA
- a CDS encoding CoA transferase — translated: MSAASPLLQGIRVLTLEQVHALPWGTAFLADLGAQVIRIESVEHLQDRKAGPFPDGKPGPEWWNEGANLAYFGTRNKQSLCLQVATPAGKDVFLSLVKHCDIVTDNFRPGTMKRYGFDHESLAAINPRIITLSSTAYGHTGPWRSAGSRARTVDSVCGMSYLTGFEGGPSKRASNNYMDHSTGNNVAYALLLALYRRNRTGQGMRIDLSMLETGVSCIGPAMLEAQRGITRPRLGTSHLWKAPHNLYPCAGDDRHIAITVSDDAEWARLTKAMGAPAWAQDPRYDTVQGRWEHRHELDAKIGAWTAAQDARELMRSLQAQGVHAGAVMTAADLVEDPHLSHREFIQTLQRAGGPRTYAGRPFRIPGLSMAIRHTADLGEHNEKVLREVAGLSAEEISALAADGVISNRPRPEEKAP
- a CDS encoding M35 family metallo-endopeptidase, producing MAYQTKDLYSTRHAAMIEILKDKGFASSDDWKSVIEDARRIVISEGFDVDRYRACEAIRKRVDAAEKKSRTKPAATLLTAAGVTSLPSTGSKEIPATVVKRVAVLDSLRHLWLLKKSGSHKLWVLSLPEGYRDWPEADLAGKDYAGISNRLDDKTAHFSTEDRKHLSEATQHGLKWVHKAMEVAASPKKTKNMTIIKRWFADSTSTDEDMLKAAAALNAGLKKIAGRIRSTFMLIVDMPLDRGNKDRARVNAFVFSNEKIDAIYVEPAFFSDRDMFKGLKNWTRIVVHELTHREVKTQDHRYRHHTAGLKPDSGDANFNAAKALDNADSWAMFCMDCAGEMTESDYAKVKVA